Proteins from a genomic interval of Corythoichthys intestinalis isolate RoL2023-P3 chromosome 3, ASM3026506v1, whole genome shotgun sequence:
- the LOC130913879 gene encoding leukocyte surface antigen CD53-like — MDRSCVNCLKNLMLFLNFLCWLCGTFVVAFGVFQAIHSKFESLVTTFWPIYPANTLVVTGTIVTCVCYLGVLGAMKENRCLLISFFILLFILMLIELAMACVFLVYSRVINTYFEKDLNQSLQIYLQSSPEENKMIKNDFDAVQHLFKCCGVHGEEDWMGKVPISCCVQDPCYSPSHTNWQEGCLMKLRNWFAGNYRSTGAGVVTLFIIQFACLCFNIPLFCHFGRNGLGYS, encoded by the exons ATGGATCGCTCCTGTGTAAACTGCTTGAAAAATCTGATGTTATTTCTTAACTTCCTATGCTGG TTATGTGGTACGTTTGTTGTTGCCTTTGGGGTATTCCAGGCTATACACTCCAAGTTTGAATCTCTGGTCACAACCTTCTGGCCAATCTACCCTGCCAACACCCTGGTGGTCACTGGTACTATTGTTACCTGCGTGTGTTATCTGGGTGTGCTTGGAGCCATGAAGGAGAATCGCTGCCTTCTTATCAGC TTTTTCATCCTGCTCTTCATCCTGATGTTGATAGAGTTGGCCATGGCCTGTGTGTTCCTGGTTTATAGCCGAGTG ATTAACACATATTTTGAGAAAGACCTGAATCAAAGTTTGCAGATCTACCTACAGTCAAGTCCCGAAGAGAACAAGATgattaaaaatgattttgatgCAGTCCAGCACCTG TTTAAGTGTTGTGGAGTACACGGCGAGGAAGACTGGATGGGGAAGGTTCCCATCTCCTGTTGTGTCCAGGATCCCTGCTACTCTCCCAGCCACACCAACTGGCAAGAG GGTTGTCTCATGAAactgagaaactggtttgcaggAAATTATCGGAGCACCGGGGCAGGCGTTGTCACGCTCTTCATCATACAG TttgcttgtctgtgttttaaCATCCCTCTGTTTTGCCACTTTGGTCGAAATGGGCTGGGCTACTCATGA